The following is a genomic window from Chanos chanos chromosome 1, fChaCha1.1, whole genome shotgun sequence.
GCACCAAGATCCGTCCTGTTTACAGAtataatattttcagtttatcaAACATCCTTGAGTTACAACATATGTTCTTGACATATTTATCAAGTGATCAATATAAAGAAACACTACTTGCACAGTGTGCTGCAGATACCACATTCATGTTATATACACTGTTACTGGTAATTCACACCTCACTACcaaaacactgcatttctgTTTACTTAAAATTGTACATTTGGTTGTCTGTAACTGTACACCACAAAGTGGTGAAATAGattttttgttcaataaagttTCCTCCCACTGACCTGTTGACTTCTTCTTGTAGTAGATCAATCCAGCAGCTGCTAGGATGACCCCCAGCACAAGTCCAGAGGCTCCAATAGCAATCTTGTTTGTGTCAGATTCTGACACAGAGGGATCTTTCAAAAGCAGAGATCATAACAAATTTGATACGAAACCATTACTATACGGCCTGAAATTATGAACAAGTGTCAAAATGACTTTGGACTTGAAACAAAAAATTCTATATACTTTATCTGATTGCTTACCCAAGTCATATGTCATGGGTTTAGTGAAGCTGGCATGCTCCACCATACAAGAAATCTTCTCTCCTGATTTGGGGATGTGCTCCAGGTGGGAATGGACCTGGTAGAACCAATCACCATCAGCCATCTCCTCAGTGGAGGTAACATCAGAGGTCACTGGTTTACCATCCTTTAACCAGGTCAGTTTGATGACTTTGGGGTAGAAGCTGTAGGCACTGCACATCAGCACAGCAGGATGTGTGCCACTGCCCTTTTTGACTGACCTCACACGGACCTTTGGTGGCACTATGAAAACACCAGAAATGTCATAATGGTAGAAACACAGTCTCACATAAGAGTGTATTTTGTGCCATAGTATGTGTCAGTTACTGTATGTGAAATAGAAGATAATGTAGTAAACACCATCAAAAGCATAGTGTGAAGACGCAATAGTAATTAGGGATctcccgatcaagttttttgCCCCTGATCCTGATCCGAGTCATTTCGTATCGAGTCCCAATCCGATACTTGTAAATCCCTAgattgcacagtgcacatttcaagtgcATTAGAAGTATTAAATTCAATTGAATGTATATGCATGACAACTGAATAtcaatgcattaagaaaaaaaatggcctgCATCCAAgctattctttcattttctttatcattttcttttttttattttacaagtAAACCTTAGGTGCGTTCAAATTAGATAACAAAAGCAAACTTTTGGGAACAATTTCGAGTTTTccgtttgctttgagttcactgtgAACGtttacgaacacacacaaatggtctGAGGAGGTAGTTCTCTGCGAACAGACATGGAcgctggactaagggagatgtgtgcccaGATGAGAGTTATCCCAAAAACTATACCttgtgttcgattttatttaatcgtCCTTCAACAgttcaagtggttaacttgtctgtCAGTTACGTTGGCACTTTTTCAGAAAGGATCTTTTctgtatgctatcgttatcaatccttagcagtcctgccacaaattatccTCTCCTTTTATGACACGTGTGAcagctgacataaaacaaaggatTGGGCTTAGAGTCCTGCTCAGTAAAGCagataccgatcagttaaaaaatgccctGAACgccccgataccgatctttgagatcggatagGGACatccctaataataataaacagtgtCTTTGACTGGCCATAATATAGAGTCTTGAGAGATGCAGAATTCGCCTAAATgctaaaaacacagttaaatgtgTGTCACTTACCTGTTTTGTCAAGAATAGATGAGAAGTAAATTTGGGCATTGTGTCTGCAGACTCTGTCTATTTCACCTGTCAGCTGCTGTATGTAGGCAGCATCATTGTTCCAGTAATCTGCATCCCTCCATCCTTGTTTGGTAAATGCTACAAATTTCCCCAAAGTACTGTTGAACTGTACATGTTTAACcttgttaaaataaacaatacGAAGGTATTCTGCATCTGAAAGGTCCCGTGAGGAATAGGTGCAATCATCCAAACTATAAGAGTGATATCCATCTGGTaataagagaaataaataacaccattacaaacacaacagtGAGGGCTGGGCACTGGTTGAAGGCTAATATATATtaaagtatatgtatatataaaaaaatataaagtgtGTAAAGTATATAAAATGTGTAACTACTGCTATGCATTTCATGTAGGACCACTAGATACTGCGAgtcaattcatttaaaatttgtTTCAAACATCCTTATTTAAAAAAGCAAGCCCTAATAATTTTGAAGAGTAAAATGTTACAGTAAGACATTATATTCTTAACTACATACCTGCCTCATAAAAAACAGCAATCAAGAATACCAGACCTATGCATAGGAAGTTTGGCCGTAACATTTTCCCTGctcttgaaaaaaaagtcaatgagAAAGTTGAATGAGCGTGCTGATAACAGtgaagtcaaaaacaaaaattgtccAATTAAACACTTTGGTGAGACTGAGTCAGATAATACTAGGCagcatttcatttcctttactGATGGCAAATGGCTTAATGGCTCAATGCAAAATaggaaatacacaaaaatatacaaatacacaaacagagagagagagagagagagagagagagagagagagagagagagagagatattgaaaAGGGAAAGTCATCAATTGCTTAAATTGATTGGTAGAGCATGTGACTCTCAT
Proteins encoded in this region:
- the LOC115826982 gene encoding H-2 class II histocompatibility antigen, E-S beta chain-like, whose product is MLRPNFLCIGLVFLIAVFYEADGYHSYSLDDCTYSSRDLSDAEYLRIVYFNKVKHVQFNSTLGKFVAFTKQGWRDADYWNNDAAYIQQLTGEIDRVCRHNAQIYFSSILDKTVPPKVRVRSVKKGSGTHPAVLMCSAYSFYPKVIKLTWLKDGKPVTSDVTSTEEMADGDWFYQVHSHLEHIPKSGEKISCMVEHASFTKPMTYDLDPSVSESDTNKIAIGASGLVLGVILAAAGLIYYKKKSTGRILVPH